GTCGCGAAGCGCGGCCGGTGCCGAGGCGCTGTTGCCTTCGGCGCCAAATGCCACCACCTTTGGCCCGATCGCGCCCATGTTGAGATACACCGATGAAGCACCCGGGCCGCCATTCAACGCAAAGGTGACCGGGCGGTCCTTGCCGTCGACGGTGTAGGCGGTGAAGACCACCTCGCCGGTGGTCTTGCCCTGCGCATCGCGGACCGGCAGGGTGCCGACGGTGGCGGTGTAGTTCAGTGAGCGCCCGGCCACGCGGGTGCTCTGGCGCACGCTGGCATCGGCAGGCAACGGCGCCGGTTTGGCAGCGGGTGCATCGGCGGCGGGGTCGGTCTTTTTGTCTGCCGGCACGGCCGCCAGGGCCGGCCCGCCCAACAGAAGAAGCGTCAGCACGCTGGCGCGCAGGAAAGAAGGCATGGTGGTCAACGGCGATGAGGGAGCGACGATCCTAGGCGCCTGCGATCGCTATTGGATGTGCCCAAAGGCATGGCAGGACGCGCTGACCGAAGCGGCGCGGCTGGTTATGATGGCGCGCCGCAGGCGCTGGTTGAAGACGAACATGCGTTGCCGTGTTGCCCAATTCCTTGCTGTCGCGCTGTCGGTGGCCGGCTGCGCCTCGCCGCCGCCGGTGCGGCATGCCAGCGATCCGGATGCGCTGTGGCGCATCGTCACCACGCACTGCCTGCAGGCCGGGCCGGTGCCGGACGATTGCGCCGCGGTGTGGCCTGATCCGCAGCGGCAGGCGGTGGTACTGAAGGACAACCACGGCCGCTTCCAATACCTGCTGGTGCCCAGCGTGCGTGTCAGCGGGATCGAAGATCCCTCGCTATTGCAGGCCGATGCGCCCAACTATTTCGCCAGCGCATGGTCGGCGCGCAGCTTCGTTGCATCCGCGCTGGCGCAGCCGTTGCCGCGCGCCTATGTGAGCCTGGCGCTCAACTCGCCGTACGGGCGCTCGCAGGAGCAGCTGCACATCCACATCGATTGCCTGCGCCCGGACGTCTATGCCGCCCTGCAGCGAGAGCATGCGCAGATCGGCCCGCAATGGCGTGCGTTGGCCGAGCCCTTGCTGGGCCATGTGTATCTGGCCAGGACGCTGCCGGGCGATACGCTCAACGAGGATCCGATTCGCCTGCTCGCCAGCGCCATTCCTGCCGATGCGAGCCTGCGCGATTACTCGCTGGTGGTGGCGGGCGCGCAGTTGGACGAAGGGCAGCCGGGCTTCGTGTTGCTGGCGACGCGGCAGGATGCGGCCACCGGCAATCGGGCCAGTGGCGAAGAATTGCAGGACCACGCCTGTGGCCTGGTCACCGGCGCCCGCAAGGTGTTGCCGGGTGTGCGCTGAGTGATGCGGGAGCGCGTGGCTCGCGATGCGTGCTGAAGCGATTGCTGCTGCGCGCTGTTTGATGACGCGCGCATCGGGATCCAGTGAAGCGTCAGGTGTTTGAACGCTCTACAAACACATGCGTCACACGCTGCTGCGATCCGAGCTCCACTCGGCCCCTGCATGCAGCGCGCTCATTCCAGAGCACGCTCACTTCCGCGCGAAGAGATGCCTTCTCGCCGCTGCAACGAGCA
The nucleotide sequence above comes from Xanthomonas campestris pv. campestris str. ATCC 33913. Encoded proteins:
- a CDS encoding CDP-diacylglycerol diphosphatase, which codes for MRCRVAQFLAVALSVAGCASPPPVRHASDPDALWRIVTTHCLQAGPVPDDCAAVWPDPQRQAVVLKDNHGRFQYLLVPSVRVSGIEDPSLLQADAPNYFASAWSARSFVASALAQPLPRAYVSLALNSPYGRSQEQLHIHIDCLRPDVYAALQREHAQIGPQWRALAEPLLGHVYLARTLPGDTLNEDPIRLLASAIPADASLRDYSLVVAGAQLDEGQPGFVLLATRQDAATGNRASGEELQDHACGLVTGARKVLPGVR